A single window of Nocardioides kongjuensis DNA harbors:
- a CDS encoding DUF4446 family protein has protein sequence MAVVLALLALLVAVAALAVALRNGRPGRTTHADDLPADAAGLRREVAALRAEAVGALRHLAVVRYDAFDEMGGRLSWSLALLDDAGDGVVLTSIRGRNEARTYAKSVAGWSSEQELSPEEAEAVAHARLARS, from the coding sequence ATGGCCGTCGTCCTCGCTCTCCTCGCCCTCCTCGTGGCCGTCGCCGCCCTCGCCGTGGCGCTCCGCAACGGACGACCCGGCCGTACGACGCACGCCGACGACCTCCCCGCCGACGCCGCCGGGCTGCGTCGCGAGGTCGCCGCGCTGCGGGCCGAGGCGGTCGGGGCGCTGCGCCACCTGGCCGTGGTCCGCTACGACGCCTTCGACGAGATGGGCGGGCGGCTGTCGTGGTCGCTCGCGCTGCTGGACGACGCGGGCGACGGGGTCGTCCTCACCTCGATCCGCGGGCGCAACGAGGCCCGCACCTACGCCAAGTCGGTCGCCGGCTGGAGCAGCGAGCAGGAGCTCTCGCCCGAGGAGGCCGAGGCCGTCGCGCACGCGCGGCTGGCCCGCAGCTGA